Proteins from a single region of Drosophila biarmipes strain raj3 chromosome 3R, RU_DBia_V1.1, whole genome shotgun sequence:
- the LOC108031709 gene encoding chromosomal protein D1 yields MEEVAVKKRGRPPKAASGGGSSSAAAASPGAKKRGRPAKNKGLNVSSGGGGGQRGRPPKASKIQKDDDQDEDEEEEGSGNELANNSSPSPPAKGRGRPRSIGGGGAGEAAKSPGSAKKRKAGRPKKHQPSDSEEEDDDDDDDSSSIEDRRPVGRPSTGSVNLNISRSGRGQGRPKKRVQGDEYNGDEDDEPPVPKKRGRPPQNKAGGSSPYVPTGRPRGRPKANAAPAAEKQVAEDNGDDQDDDNSVEEVQTSPEKTPVAPKKRGRPALSAGKTPKEGTPKPRGRPPKAANDDEDDADSTDQGELNNSKKESNDEARRPDGTPTKGEGLKWSSDGDNDEYVSDVYNDAESVAA; encoded by the exons ATGGAGGAAGTTGCCGTGAAGAAACGCGGCCGACCGCCAAAGGCAGCCAGCGGCGGTGGATCCTCCTCAGCGGCGGCGGCTTCGCCAGGCGCGAAAAAGCGCGGTCGTCCCGCCAAGAACAAGGGATTGAATGTGTCCagcggaggaggcggcggccaGCGGGGTCGCCCGCCCAAGGCGTCCAAAATCCAGAAAGACGACGACCAggatgaggacgaggaggaggagggctCCGGCAACGAGCTGGCCAACAACTCCTCACCCTCCCCGCCTGCCAAGGGCAGGGGTCGTCCCAGGAGcatcggcggcggcggtgctGGCGAAGCGGCCAAGTCGCCCGGTTCCGCCAAGAAACGCAAGGCCGGCAGGCCCAAAAAGCACCAGCCCAGCGATAGCGAGGAGGAAG acgacgatgacgacgatgaTTCGAGCAGCATCGAGGATCGTCGCCCAGTGGGCCGGCCATCGACTGGATCCGTCAACCTAAACATATCGCGCTCGGGACGCGGTCAGGGAAGGCCCAAGAAGCGGGTACAGGGTGACGAGTACAACGGCGATGAGGACGACGAGCCTCCAGTGCCCAAGAAGCGTGGTCGCCCGCCACAGAACAAGGCGGGCGGCAGCAGCCCCTACGTGCCCACCGGTCGTCCGCGCGGGCGTCCAAAGGCCAATGCCGCTCCCGCCGCCGAGAAGCAGGTGGCCGAGGATAATGGCGACGACCAGGACGACGACAACTCCGTGGAGGAGGTGCAAACCTCGCCGGAGAAGACGCCAGTGGCGCCGAAGAAGCGCGGTCGCCCCGCTCTCTCCGCCGGCAAGACGCCCAAGGAGGGAACTCCCAAGCCACGCGGCCGCCCACCCAAAGCCGCTAACGACGATGAAGATGACGCCGATTCCACCGACCAGGGCGAGCTCAACAACAGCAAGAAGGAGTCGAACGACGAGGCACGTCGTCCGGATGGCACACCAACCAAAGGAGAAGGCCTCAAGTGGAGCTCCGATGGCGACAACGACGAGTACGTTTCGGATGTCTACAACGATGCCGAATCGGTAGCTGCCTAA
- the LOC108031708 gene encoding phosphoinositide 3-kinase regulatory subunit 4 isoform X1 → MGNQLVGIAPSQIYAVEHYFSGQFGSEITFSSNMGSTRFFKVAKAKTDEGQIVVKVFVKHDPTLPLEDHKERLEGIKKTLSLANAVNCLPFQRVELIDKAAYIMREYVKHSLYDRVSTRPFLTILEKKWITFQILCALNQCHKQKICHGDIKLENILITSWNWILLSDFASFKPTYLPEDNPADYTYFFDTSRRRTCYIAPERFVKTLASDDDGGNGNMSVIHTDSIIRLAPSYAGNTLLPAMDIFSAGCALLELWTEGTAPFELSQLLAYRRGERDLVEKHLAGIENERLRNLLVSMIDIHSINRKSAEDYLDQERGQLFPEYFYSFLQSYLQMFSSTPIMSPDDKIQCLHKDIGHCIKVLTQAQDVTPEEEDEDAEQEKKDPTLCARLPPEHDGLILIITVVTSCIRGLKQSNTKIAALELLQKLSKYTTSETILDRILPYILHLAQKSPAKVQVQAIETLTACLGMVKDIPRSDANVFPEYILPSITDLASESSAVIVRVAFARNIAALAKSAVYFLEETQRNAPNEMPTPRYEAELNALHDIVRQAVLSLLTDSQPVVKQTLMESGICDLCAFFGKEKANDVILSHIMTFLNDEDKNLRGAFYDNIAGVAGYVGWQASDILVPLLQQGFTDREEFVIAKAIRAVTILIELGHIKKPAVTEIVQETACYLCHPNLWVRHEICGMIATTARNLSAIDVQCKIMPAIGAFLKAPLIQVEKPHILLDCVHPPVPRQIFDSVLRFQDIHSFLRALEDRSRARKQARQGTVPQFEEMGQTLRNLFRRLSSEGLTDLIEMQLLAMNPFLISMKHKSMQDLDDTASGNGRIVVTRKQVACHEYPLADKITKMPLENRSSEGPALVSPASDAAITPLGVGGMAGSPASGAVVLGVPPATVSAATSLGEYTMPERNCWLERSSECRKDLESLTAKIKRRYNVLAISQRCSYDKLVTPYPPGWRMNGTLVAHLHEHSESVIKLASLRPHGSLFASGSIDGTVRLWDCSKLNGNQGVNKSRQVYSANTPIYALAACDSGQSLAVGGKDGSILMMRIDRNSTKMTLQQALNQNDHKDGPVVDMHAYDQATQSVIVYATLYGGIVAWDTRMQHSAWRLQNELRHGVITTICADPTGSWLATGTSGGKHICWDLRFRLPIAEIKHPADSWIRKVACHPTEPSYLISASQSNNEVSVWNIETGQRQTVLWASPMAALSSASPSDPATTCGILSGVVDGAPFILTGSSDQRIRYWDIANPKNSSLKVPAANDNLADVSFNYGARLIDGSQVIEEQIISMASTGDSQQLRSSTEENPRSGPDMPTASHHDAITDLLMCKDKGQIYIASASRDGVIKLWK, encoded by the exons ATGGGCAATCAACTGGTGGGCATTGCCCCGTCGCAGATTTACGCGGTGGAGCACTACTTTTCCGGCCAGTTTGGATCCGAAATCACATTCAGTTCCAA CATGGGCAGCACACGATTCTTCAAGGTGGCCAAGGCCAAAACGGATGAGGGACAGATAGTGGTCAAGGTGTTTGTGAAGCACGATCCCACGTTGCCGCTAGAGGATCACAAGGAGCGACTGGAGGGCATCAAGAAGACACTTTCGCTGGCCAATGCAGTCAACTGTTTACCCTTTCAACGGGTGGAG CTAATTGACAAAGCAGCCTATATAATGAGGGAGTATGTGAAGCACAGTCTCTATGATCGCGTGTCCACCCGCCCCTTTCTCACCATTTTGGAGAAAAAGTGGATCACTTTCCAGATTTTGTGCGCTCTCAACCAGTGCCACAAACAGAAGATCTGCCACGGGGACATTAAGCTGGAGAACATCCTGATTACCTCTTGGAACTGGATTCTGCTCTCGGACTTTGCCTCCTTTAAGCCCACATATTTGCCAGAGGACAATCCGGCGGACTATACGTACTTCTTTGATACGAGTAGAAGGCGAACCTGCTATATAGCACCCGAGCGATTTGTCAAGACACTGGCCTCGGATGACGATGGCGGCAATGGCAACATGTCGGTCATTCATACTGACTCCATTATTCGATTGGCACCCAGTTATGCTGGAAATACCCTGCTACCAGCCATGGACATCTTTTCAGCGGGCTGCGCCTTGCTGGAGCTCTGGACGGAGGGGACTGCGCCCTTTGAACTCTCCCAGCTGCTGGCCTACAGGCGCGGAGAGCGGGATCTAGTGGAGAAGCATTTGGCTGGCATCGAAAATGAGAGGCTACGCAACCTGCTGGTCTCCATGATCGACATACACTCGATAAACCGAAAGAGCGCCGAGGATTACCTGGATCAGGAGCGCGGCCAGCTGTTTCCCGAGTACTTTTACTCCTTCCTGCAGTCGTACTTACAAATGTTCTCCTCCACACCGATTATGTCGCCGGATGACAAGATCCAGTGTCTGCACAAGGACATTGGGCACTGCATCAAGGTGCTGACACAGGCGCAGGATGTGacgccggaggaggaggatgaggatgcTGAGCAAGAAAAGAAGGACCCCACATTGTGTGCACGACTGCCACCTGAGCACGATGGTCTCATTTTGATCATTACTGTGGTGACATCCTGCATTCGCGGTCTCAAGCAGTCGAACACTAAAATTGCCGCCTTGGAACTGCTTCAAAAGCTATCGAAGTACACCACTTCCGAGACCATTTTGGATCGCATATTGCCTTATATT CTCCACTTGGCTCAGAAATCGCCAGCCAAGGTGCAAGTTCAGGCCATCGAAACGCTGACCGCCTGCCTGGGCATGGTGAAGGACATTCCGCGCAGCGATGCCAACGTGTTTCCGGAGTACATCCTGCCCTCTATCACCGATTTGGCCAGCGAATCGAGTGCCGTGATTGTTCGCGTTGCCTTTGCCCGGAACATTGCTGCCCTGGCCAAGAGCGCAGTATATTTTTTGGAGGAGACGCAGCGGAATGCTCCAAATGAGATGCCCACTCCACGCTATGAGGCGGAGTTGAATGCCCTTCATGACATAGTAAGGCAGGCGGTGCTCAGCCTGCTAACGGACTCCCAGCCAGTGGTCAAGCAAACTCTGATGGAGTCGGGCATTTGCGATTTGTGCGCTTTCTTTGGCAAGGAAAAGGCCAACGATGTGATACTCTCGCACATCATGACTTTCCTGAATGACGAGGACAAGAACTTGAGGGGAGCCTTCTATGACAACATCGCCGGAGTGGCTGGCTATGTGGGCTGGCAGGCGTCGGACATACTGGTGCCCCTTTTGCAGCAAGGATTCACGGATCGCGAGGAGTTTGTCATCGCAAAGGCCATCCGTGCAGTGACTATTCTCATCGAACTGGGTCACATCAAGAAGCCGGCAGTGACGGAAATTGTCCAAGAGACGGCCTGCTATCTGTGCCATCCCAATCTTTGGGTTCGTCACGAAATCTGCGGCATGATCGCCACCACGGCGCGCAACCTCAGCGCCATCGATGTGCAGTGCAAGATTATGCCTGCTATTGGCGCTTTTCTCAAGGCACCGCTTATCCAGGTGGAGAAACCCCACATCCTGCTGGACTGCGTGCATCCACCGGTGCCGCGGCAGATCTTTGACAGCGTGCTGCGCTTTCAGGACATACACAGTTTTCTAAGAGCGCTGGAGGATCGGTCTAGGGCTCGTAAGCAGGCCAGGCAAGGAACAGTGCCGCAGTTTGAGGAGATGGGGCAGACCCTGAGGAAT CTCTTTAGGCGACTGAGCTCTGAGGGATTAACGGATCTAATTGAAATGCAGCTGCTTGCGATGAACCCTTTCCTGATCTCCATGAAGCACAAGTCCATGCAGGATCTGGACGACACCGCCTCTGGCAATGGACGCATTGTGGTTACCCGCAAGCAGGTCGCTTGTCATGAATATCCGCTGGCGGACAAAATCACCAAAATGCCCCTAGAGAACC GATCCAGCGAGGGACCAGCACTGGTATCGCCCGCCTCGGACGCAGCTATCACGCCGCTGGGAGTCGGTGGAATGGCCGGAAGTCCCGCCTCCGGAGCCGTGGTCCTCGGCGTGCCACCGGCCACTGTGAGTGCGGCCACTTCTCTAGGGGAGTACACGATGCCGGAGCGGAACTGCTGGCTGGAACGCTCCTCTGAGTGTCGCAAAGATCTCGAATCACTGACGGCCAAGATCAAGCGGCGCTACAATGTGCTGGCCATCTCGCAGCGCTGCAGCTACGACAAGCTGGTTACGCCCTATCCGCCTGGCTGGCGGATGAACGGCACCCTGGTGGCCCATCTGCACGAGCACTCAGAATCGGTGATCAAGCTGGCCTCGTTGCGTCCCCACGGCTCGCTGTTCGCCAGCGGCAGCATAGACGGCACTGTGCGGCTGTGGGATTGCAGCAAACTCAATGGCAACCAGGGGGTGAATAAGTCGAGGCAGGTTTATTCGGCCAACACGCCCATCTACGCGTTGGCTGCCTGCGATAGTGGACAGTCTCTGGCGGTGGGCGGCAAGGATGGCAGCATACTGATGATGCGGATCGATCGCAACTCCACCAAGATGACGCTGCAGCAGGCGCTGAATCAGAA TGATCATAAGGATGGACCCGTCGTGGACATGCATGCCTACGACCAGGCCACGCAGAGTGTCATCGTGTACGCCACGCTGTACGGCGGCATTGTGGCCTGGGACACACGGATGCAGCACAGCGCCTGGCGGCTGCAGAACGAACTGCGGCACGGGGTGATCACCACCATCTGTGCGGATCCCACTGGCTCATGGCTGGCCACCGGAACGAGTGGCGGCAAGCACATCTGCTGGGACCTGCGCTTCCGCCTGCCCATTGCCGAGATCAAGCATCCGGCTGATTCCTGGATCCGCAAGGTGGCCTGCCATCCCACAGAGCCCTCGTATCTGATCTCAGCCTCGCAGTCGAACAACGAGGTGTCCGTGTGGAATATCGAGACGGGTCAGCGCCAGACGGTCTTGTGGGCCAGCCCGATGGCGGCCTTGTCCAGCGCCAGTCCCAGTGATCCGGCCACCACGTGCGGCATCCTCAGCGGAGTAGTCGATGGCGCGCCCTTTATTCTCACCGGCAGCTCGGATCAGCGCATCCGGTACTGGGACATAGCCAACCCGAAGAACTCCTCTCTCAAGGTGCCGGCTGCCAATGACAATCTGGCAGATGTGTCCTTCAACTACGg GGCCCGCTTGATTGATGGCAGTCAAGTAATCGAGGAGCAAATCATTTCCATGGCCAGTACGGGCGACTCACAGCAGCTGCGCTCCTCCACGGAGGAGAACCCTCGGTCGGGGCCGGACATGCCCACGGCCAGTCACCACGACGCCATCACGGATCTGCTGATGTGCAAGGACAAGGGACAGATCTACATAGCCTCGGCATCGCGAGACGGTGTCATCAAGCTGTGGAAGTGA
- the LOC108031708 gene encoding phosphoinositide 3-kinase regulatory subunit 4 isoform X2 gives MGNQLVGIAPSQIYAVEHYFSGQFGSEITFSSNMGSTRFFKVAKAKTDEGQIVVKVFVKHDPTLPLEDHKERLEGIKKTLSLANAVNCLPFQRVELIDKAAYIMREYVKHSLYDRVSTRPFLTILEKKWITFQILCALNQCHKQKICHGDIKLENILITSWNWILLSDFASFKPTYLPEDNPADYTYFFDTSRRRTCYIAPERFVKTLASDDDGGNGNMSVIHTDSIIRLAPSYAGNTLLPAMDIFSAGCALLELWTEGTAPFELSQLLAYRRGERDLVEKHLAGIENERLRNLLVSMIDIHSINRKSAEDYLDQERGQLFPEYFYSFLQSYLQMFSSTPIMSPDDKIQCLHKDIGHCIKVLTQAQDVTPEEEDEDAEQEKKDPTLCARLPPEHDGLILIITVVTSCIRGLKQSNTKIAALELLQKLSKYTTSETILDRILPYILHLAQKSPAKVQVQAIETLTACLGMVKDIPRSDANVFPEYILPSITDLASESSAVIVRVAFARNIAALAKSAVYFLEETQRNAPNEMPTPRYEAELNALHDIVRQAVLSLLTDSQPVVKQTLMESGICDLCAFFGKEKANDVILSHIMTFLNDEDKNLRGAFYDNIAGVAGYVGWQASDILVPLLQQGFTDREEFVIAKAIRAVTILIELGHIKKPAVTEIVQETACYLCHPNLWVRHEICGMIATTARNLSAIDVQCKIMPAIGAFLKAPLIQVEKPHILLDCVHPPVPRQIFDSVLRFQDIHSFLRALEDRSRARKQARQGTVPQFEEMGQTLRNLFRRLSSEGLTDLIEMQLLAMNPFLISMKHKSMQDLDDTASGNGRIVVTRKQVACHEYPLADKITKMPLENPIFSSGLWEFIR, from the exons ATGGGCAATCAACTGGTGGGCATTGCCCCGTCGCAGATTTACGCGGTGGAGCACTACTTTTCCGGCCAGTTTGGATCCGAAATCACATTCAGTTCCAA CATGGGCAGCACACGATTCTTCAAGGTGGCCAAGGCCAAAACGGATGAGGGACAGATAGTGGTCAAGGTGTTTGTGAAGCACGATCCCACGTTGCCGCTAGAGGATCACAAGGAGCGACTGGAGGGCATCAAGAAGACACTTTCGCTGGCCAATGCAGTCAACTGTTTACCCTTTCAACGGGTGGAG CTAATTGACAAAGCAGCCTATATAATGAGGGAGTATGTGAAGCACAGTCTCTATGATCGCGTGTCCACCCGCCCCTTTCTCACCATTTTGGAGAAAAAGTGGATCACTTTCCAGATTTTGTGCGCTCTCAACCAGTGCCACAAACAGAAGATCTGCCACGGGGACATTAAGCTGGAGAACATCCTGATTACCTCTTGGAACTGGATTCTGCTCTCGGACTTTGCCTCCTTTAAGCCCACATATTTGCCAGAGGACAATCCGGCGGACTATACGTACTTCTTTGATACGAGTAGAAGGCGAACCTGCTATATAGCACCCGAGCGATTTGTCAAGACACTGGCCTCGGATGACGATGGCGGCAATGGCAACATGTCGGTCATTCATACTGACTCCATTATTCGATTGGCACCCAGTTATGCTGGAAATACCCTGCTACCAGCCATGGACATCTTTTCAGCGGGCTGCGCCTTGCTGGAGCTCTGGACGGAGGGGACTGCGCCCTTTGAACTCTCCCAGCTGCTGGCCTACAGGCGCGGAGAGCGGGATCTAGTGGAGAAGCATTTGGCTGGCATCGAAAATGAGAGGCTACGCAACCTGCTGGTCTCCATGATCGACATACACTCGATAAACCGAAAGAGCGCCGAGGATTACCTGGATCAGGAGCGCGGCCAGCTGTTTCCCGAGTACTTTTACTCCTTCCTGCAGTCGTACTTACAAATGTTCTCCTCCACACCGATTATGTCGCCGGATGACAAGATCCAGTGTCTGCACAAGGACATTGGGCACTGCATCAAGGTGCTGACACAGGCGCAGGATGTGacgccggaggaggaggatgaggatgcTGAGCAAGAAAAGAAGGACCCCACATTGTGTGCACGACTGCCACCTGAGCACGATGGTCTCATTTTGATCATTACTGTGGTGACATCCTGCATTCGCGGTCTCAAGCAGTCGAACACTAAAATTGCCGCCTTGGAACTGCTTCAAAAGCTATCGAAGTACACCACTTCCGAGACCATTTTGGATCGCATATTGCCTTATATT CTCCACTTGGCTCAGAAATCGCCAGCCAAGGTGCAAGTTCAGGCCATCGAAACGCTGACCGCCTGCCTGGGCATGGTGAAGGACATTCCGCGCAGCGATGCCAACGTGTTTCCGGAGTACATCCTGCCCTCTATCACCGATTTGGCCAGCGAATCGAGTGCCGTGATTGTTCGCGTTGCCTTTGCCCGGAACATTGCTGCCCTGGCCAAGAGCGCAGTATATTTTTTGGAGGAGACGCAGCGGAATGCTCCAAATGAGATGCCCACTCCACGCTATGAGGCGGAGTTGAATGCCCTTCATGACATAGTAAGGCAGGCGGTGCTCAGCCTGCTAACGGACTCCCAGCCAGTGGTCAAGCAAACTCTGATGGAGTCGGGCATTTGCGATTTGTGCGCTTTCTTTGGCAAGGAAAAGGCCAACGATGTGATACTCTCGCACATCATGACTTTCCTGAATGACGAGGACAAGAACTTGAGGGGAGCCTTCTATGACAACATCGCCGGAGTGGCTGGCTATGTGGGCTGGCAGGCGTCGGACATACTGGTGCCCCTTTTGCAGCAAGGATTCACGGATCGCGAGGAGTTTGTCATCGCAAAGGCCATCCGTGCAGTGACTATTCTCATCGAACTGGGTCACATCAAGAAGCCGGCAGTGACGGAAATTGTCCAAGAGACGGCCTGCTATCTGTGCCATCCCAATCTTTGGGTTCGTCACGAAATCTGCGGCATGATCGCCACCACGGCGCGCAACCTCAGCGCCATCGATGTGCAGTGCAAGATTATGCCTGCTATTGGCGCTTTTCTCAAGGCACCGCTTATCCAGGTGGAGAAACCCCACATCCTGCTGGACTGCGTGCATCCACCGGTGCCGCGGCAGATCTTTGACAGCGTGCTGCGCTTTCAGGACATACACAGTTTTCTAAGAGCGCTGGAGGATCGGTCTAGGGCTCGTAAGCAGGCCAGGCAAGGAACAGTGCCGCAGTTTGAGGAGATGGGGCAGACCCTGAGGAAT CTCTTTAGGCGACTGAGCTCTGAGGGATTAACGGATCTAATTGAAATGCAGCTGCTTGCGATGAACCCTTTCCTGATCTCCATGAAGCACAAGTCCATGCAGGATCTGGACGACACCGCCTCTGGCAATGGACGCATTGTGGTTACCCGCAAGCAGGTCGCTTGTCATGAATATCCGCTGGCGGACAAAATCACCAAAATGCCCCTAGAGAACC CTATTTTTAGTTCCGGATTGTGGGAATTTATACgctga